A region of the Litchfieldia alkalitelluris genome:
TCAACTTTCGCATAAAAATTCTCATCATCATTGTCTGAAAAATCGATTCTTAAAGTTTTATTTCTAGATTCTTTACGTATGAAATCAATTACTCTTCGTTTTATTAACAGGTCTGCAAAAGTTAATAAAGAACTACCCTTATCAGCAGAATATTTTTCAATTGCTTCGTTAAAAGCGATTAGACCTATGCTAAACTCATCATCCTGTTCACTGATAAACCTTTTACACACAGACGAAACTGATTTCGCGATAAATGGTTTGTATTTCTCAATAAAATCATTTTGCAAATCTTTATCACCTTGTTGTATTTGTAGAACAGTAGTTTCTAGCGTGTTCTTGGTTCTCCCAAGCTTAAATAATAAACTTAGCACGGTTTCACCTCAATTCTATAATATCATTCGTACATCGTACCGTTTTTTTGAGGGGGGCTCAATAGTAATTTTTTCTTATATTTTTCACATTGGTATTTACTTTCAATTAACATGAGCAATTATTAGTGGTTGTC
Encoded here:
- the sigI gene encoding RNA polymerase sigma factor SigI, with product MLSLLFKLGRTKNTLETTVLQIQQGDKDLQNDFIEKYKPFIAKSVSSVCKRFISEQDDEFSIGLIAFNEAIEKYSADKGSSLLTFADLLIKRRVIDFIRKESRNKTLRIDFSDNDDENFYAKVEAKQSIEQYQNSIDTEKRKEEILRFHQLLTEFGLSFNEIVNHSPKHVDARQNALKIAKIIAEDEALKTTLFEKKQLPVKKLEKIVEVSRKTIERNRKYIIGMTLIFSEDFEYLKDYIKGVLPE